In Alkalilimnicola sp. S0819, a single genomic region encodes these proteins:
- the prpC gene encoding 2-methylcitrate synthase, which yields MAEKKIGGAGLRGQSAGETQLCTVGKSGTGLTYRGYDMKELAEKVEFEEVAYLLLKGELPTRQQLADYKAKLKANRGLPQALKEVLERIPADAHPMDVMRTGCSFLGNLETEQDFSAQQDVTDRLLAVFPSIITYWYRYSHDGVRIDVETDDDSIGAHFLSCLHGKAPNALHSTVMNVSLILYAEHEFNASTFTARVCASTLSDMHSCITGAIGSLRGPLHGGANEAAMEMIENWQSPEEAEREILGMLERKEKIMGFGHAIYRESDPRNAVIKEWSRKLAEDVGDTVLYPVSERVEEVMWREKKLFCNADFFHASAYHFMGIPTKLFTPIFVMSRLTGWAAHVMEQRANNRIIRPSADYTGPELRPVPSIDERG from the coding sequence ATGGCAGAGAAGAAGATCGGTGGCGCGGGCCTGCGCGGTCAGAGTGCCGGTGAAACCCAGCTGTGCACCGTGGGCAAGTCCGGCACCGGCCTGACCTACCGCGGCTACGACATGAAGGAACTGGCCGAGAAGGTCGAGTTCGAGGAAGTGGCTTACCTGCTCCTCAAGGGCGAGCTGCCCACCCGCCAGCAGCTGGCCGACTACAAGGCCAAGCTGAAAGCCAACCGCGGCCTGCCCCAGGCGCTGAAAGAAGTGCTGGAGCGCATCCCCGCCGACGCTCACCCCATGGATGTGATGCGCACCGGCTGCTCCTTCCTCGGCAACCTGGAGACCGAGCAGGATTTCTCCGCGCAGCAGGACGTGACCGATCGCCTGCTGGCGGTGTTCCCCTCCATCATCACCTACTGGTACCGCTACAGCCACGACGGCGTGCGCATCGATGTGGAGACCGACGATGACTCCATCGGCGCGCATTTCCTCAGCTGCCTGCACGGCAAGGCGCCCAACGCCCTGCACAGCACGGTGATGAACGTCTCGCTGATCCTCTACGCCGAGCACGAGTTCAACGCCTCCACCTTCACCGCCCGGGTCTGCGCGTCCACCCTGTCCGACATGCATTCGTGCATCACCGGCGCCATCGGCTCCCTGCGCGGCCCGCTGCACGGCGGCGCCAACGAGGCGGCCATGGAGATGATCGAGAACTGGCAGAGCCCGGAAGAGGCCGAGCGCGAGATCCTCGGCATGCTCGAGCGCAAGGAGAAGATCATGGGCTTCGGCCACGCGATCTACCGCGAGTCCGACCCGCGCAACGCCGTGATCAAGGAATGGAGCCGCAAGCTCGCCGAGGACGTGGGCGACACCGTGCTCTACCCGGTCTCCGAGCGGGTCGAAGAGGTCATGTGGCGGGAGAAGAAGCTGTTCTGCAACGCCGACTTCTTCCATGCCAGCGCCTATCACTTCATGGGCATCCCCACCAAGCTGTTCACGCCCATCTTCGTGATGAGCCGCCTGACCGGCTGGGCCGCCCATGTGATGGAGCAGCGCGCCAACAACCGCATCATCCGCCCCAGCGCCGACTACACCGGCCCCGAACTGCGCCCGGTGCCGAGCATCGACGAGCGGGGCTGA
- a CDS encoding bifunctional 2-methylcitrate dehydratase/aconitate hydratase: MHTAQPPDYDPELRAIARYVAATDIDSPEARETARYCLMDSLACAMLALDYPACTKLLGPVVEGADLPGGVKVPGTHYRLDPVTAAWNIGAMVRWLDFNDTWLAAEWGHPSDNLGAILALADWLSRRRTAGGEEPLTMGEVLTAMIKAHEIQGVLALENSFNRMGLDHVMLVRIASACVASGLLGGSEEDVANVASHAFLDGSALRAYRHAPQAGSRKSWAAGDASARGLRLALIVERGEMGYPAALSAPSWGFQDVSFGGRELSRSQAYGSYVMENVLFKLSFPAEFHAQTACEAAMQLHPEVSERLDEIERVLIETQQAGVRIIDKRGPLSNPADRDHCIRYMVAVPLIFGRLEAADYEDEVAADPRIDALREKMEVVENTTFSREYLEPDKRAIGNAVQVFFRDGSHTRRVQVDYPIGHRRRREEGLPVLQEKFERALARRFAPRQHTAILRACEAQERLEAMPVQRFMDLWYR, from the coding sequence ATGCACACAGCCCAACCACCCGACTACGACCCCGAGCTCAGGGCGATCGCCCGCTACGTTGCCGCCACGGACATCGATTCCCCCGAGGCCCGGGAAACCGCCCGCTACTGCCTCATGGACAGCCTCGCCTGCGCGATGCTGGCGCTGGACTACCCGGCCTGTACCAAGCTGCTGGGGCCGGTGGTGGAAGGCGCGGACCTGCCCGGGGGCGTGAAGGTGCCCGGCACACATTACCGGCTGGACCCGGTGACGGCGGCCTGGAATATCGGTGCGATGGTGCGCTGGCTGGATTTCAACGACACCTGGCTGGCGGCGGAGTGGGGCCACCCCTCGGATAACCTGGGGGCCATACTGGCGCTGGCCGACTGGCTCTCCCGCCGGCGCACGGCGGGCGGGGAGGAGCCCCTCACCATGGGCGAGGTGCTCACCGCCATGATCAAGGCCCACGAGATCCAGGGCGTGCTGGCGCTGGAGAACAGCTTCAACCGGATGGGGCTGGACCACGTGATGCTGGTGCGCATCGCGTCGGCCTGTGTCGCCAGCGGCCTGCTCGGTGGCAGCGAAGAGGACGTGGCCAATGTCGCCTCCCATGCCTTCCTCGACGGCTCGGCCCTGCGCGCCTATCGCCACGCGCCCCAGGCCGGTTCGCGCAAGAGCTGGGCGGCCGGCGACGCCAGCGCCCGGGGCCTGCGCCTGGCGCTGATCGTCGAGCGGGGCGAAATGGGTTATCCGGCGGCGCTGTCCGCGCCCAGCTGGGGCTTTCAGGATGTATCGTTCGGCGGCCGTGAGCTGAGTCGGTCCCAGGCCTACGGCAGCTACGTCATGGAGAACGTGCTGTTCAAGTTGTCCTTCCCCGCCGAGTTCCACGCCCAGACCGCCTGCGAGGCGGCCATGCAGCTGCATCCCGAAGTGTCTGAGCGGCTGGACGAAATCGAGCGGGTGCTCATCGAGACCCAGCAGGCGGGGGTGCGGATCATCGACAAGCGCGGGCCGCTGAGCAACCCCGCCGATCGTGACCATTGCATCCGGTACATGGTGGCGGTGCCGCTGATCTTCGGCCGTCTGGAGGCCGCCGATTACGAGGATGAGGTGGCAGCCGATCCGCGTATCGATGCGCTGCGCGAGAAGATGGAGGTGGTGGAAAACACGACCTTCAGCCGCGAATACCTGGAACCGGACAAGCGCGCCATCGGCAACGCGGTGCAGGTGTTCTTCCGCGATGGTAGTCATACGCGCCGGGTGCAGGTGGACTACCCCATCGGCCACCGCCGCCGGCGCGAGGAAGGCCTGCCGGTGTTGCAGGAGAAGTTCGAACGGGCCCTGGCGCGACGCTTTGCCCCGCGCCAGCACACCGCGATCCTGCGTGCCTGTGAGGCGCAGGAGAGGCTGGAGGCCATGCCGGTGCAGCGGTTCATGGATCTGTGGTACCGCTGA
- a CDS encoding GntR family transcriptional regulator, protein MAASIATPNDQDSRTLADRVFTRLQDDIVLGVFKPGTKLGEAELAKRYGVSRGPLREAISRLESRKLLERIPHVGTRVAALQAADLIEIYHVREALEGMAARLAALHMSKAEVAGLWELLAQHEQQPDLQEDTAYFQHAGDLDFHYRIIQGSHNKSLIDLLIGEIYHRVRRYRYQFSMSSNRPRKALGEHQRIAEAIEARDAEMAELLMRRHISRAREFLEAQQSDSSS, encoded by the coding sequence ATGGCCGCAAGCATCGCCACCCCCAATGATCAGGATAGTCGCACCTTGGCCGACCGGGTCTTCACCCGGCTGCAGGACGATATTGTCCTTGGGGTATTCAAGCCGGGCACCAAGCTGGGCGAAGCGGAGCTGGCCAAGCGCTACGGCGTGAGCCGCGGGCCGCTGCGCGAGGCCATCAGCCGGCTGGAATCGCGCAAGCTGCTGGAGCGCATCCCCCATGTGGGCACCCGGGTGGCGGCGCTGCAGGCCGCCGACCTGATCGAGATCTACCATGTGCGCGAGGCGCTGGAGGGCATGGCCGCGCGACTCGCCGCCCTGCACATGAGCAAGGCGGAAGTGGCCGGCCTGTGGGAGCTGCTCGCCCAGCACGAGCAACAGCCCGACCTGCAGGAAGACACGGCGTACTTCCAGCACGCCGGCGATCTGGACTTCCACTACCGCATCATCCAGGGCAGCCACAACAAGAGCCTGATCGACCTGCTGATCGGTGAGATCTATCACCGGGTGCGCCGTTACCGCTACCAGTTCTCCATGAGTTCCAACCGGCCGCGGAAGGCCCTGGGAGAGCACCAGCGCATCGCCGAGGCGATCGAGGCGCGGGATGCGGAGATGGCGGAACTGCTCATGCGCCGGCACATCAGCCGGGCGCGGGAGTTCCTGGAAGCGCAACAGAGCGATTCAAGTTCCTGA
- a CDS encoding EAL domain-containing protein, translating to MTMDKASPNGPDAPRRSVADPERSPTDFSLPRVQDAYTLAPVPLCQLDALGRIEELNLAAARLLGDTAERLRGRRFVRYVHPDSRDDWFRRHATRLRLCTGDGGQRPVLMERSLDEDGRSRLVLLDVSALPAWRAEPRPPGAGLSGLAARDSLTGLANRRQFLDTARQTLRIAQRHDLKWGLLRLDLDAFADLNRAIGRAAGDRVLRVLAARLREATRGSDSLGRLEGDEFCVLFSLGREGRPWSRAVNKISRAVSRPLRIGGHQLMLGASMGVSLYPCHGADAEVLLRRAGLAMRHHQQLRRAAYHLYGEEMEGAASPEPPRLRRLRAALLSPMLRFMPQVDIGSGDVPALDVCLKLPDRERPAPAADYVPLAEELGVSAAFGQALAREAVTALAGLREAGCPGVNLSLALPPASLAERGFIGWLRGLLQSRGLAMDELELAFSEQSLLQEALLSAGVLERLSEVGARIAVDDYGTDCGSLAGLRHTALQTVKLSPALVSGVIRTGSERRLLGALLAFVQRYGLQLVAKGVDGPEQAALLSLLGCRRLQGEWLSPALAAPAAVRLIRAGMPALPERLEGV from the coding sequence ATGACCATGGATAAAGCCTCGCCCAACGGTCCGGACGCTCCGCGACGATCCGTCGCTGATCCGGAACGCTCCCCGACTGATTTTTCCCTTCCCCGTGTCCAGGATGCCTACACCCTGGCGCCGGTACCCCTGTGCCAGCTGGATGCGCTGGGTCGCATCGAGGAGCTCAATCTGGCCGCGGCGCGGTTGCTGGGTGACACCGCCGAGCGGTTGCGCGGCCGGCGCTTCGTGCGTTATGTGCACCCGGATAGTCGGGACGACTGGTTTCGGCGCCATGCCACGCGCCTGCGGCTGTGCACCGGCGATGGTGGGCAGCGGCCGGTACTGATGGAGCGTAGCCTGGACGAGGACGGCCGCTCGCGGCTGGTGTTGCTGGATGTGAGCGCCCTGCCGGCCTGGCGGGCGGAGCCCAGGCCGCCGGGCGCGGGCCTGAGTGGGCTGGCGGCTCGGGATTCGCTTACCGGTCTGGCCAATCGGCGCCAGTTTCTGGACACGGCCCGGCAGACGCTGCGTATTGCCCAGCGCCACGATCTCAAATGGGGTTTGCTGCGCCTGGACCTGGATGCTTTCGCCGATCTCAACCGCGCCATCGGGCGCGCGGCTGGCGATCGGGTGCTGCGTGTGCTGGCTGCCCGCCTGCGTGAGGCGACGCGTGGCAGCGACAGCCTGGGCCGACTGGAAGGCGATGAGTTCTGTGTGCTCTTCAGCCTGGGGCGTGAGGGCCGGCCTTGGTCGCGGGCGGTGAACAAGATCTCCCGGGCGGTCAGCCGGCCCCTGCGCATCGGTGGGCACCAGTTGATGCTCGGCGCCAGCATGGGGGTGAGCCTCTACCCCTGTCATGGCGCCGATGCCGAGGTGCTGCTGCGCCGGGCGGGCTTGGCCATGCGTCATCATCAGCAGCTTCGGCGGGCAGCCTACCACCTGTATGGCGAGGAGATGGAAGGCGCCGCCAGTCCGGAGCCGCCTCGGTTGCGTCGCCTGCGCGCCGCCTTGTTGAGTCCGATGCTGCGATTCATGCCCCAGGTGGATATAGGCAGTGGCGATGTGCCGGCGCTGGACGTCTGCCTGAAGCTGCCTGATCGCGAGCGGCCGGCGCCGGCGGCGGACTATGTGCCCCTGGCCGAGGAGTTGGGGGTTTCCGCGGCCTTCGGCCAGGCACTCGCCCGGGAGGCCGTGACGGCACTGGCCGGGCTGCGGGAAGCGGGTTGTCCAGGCGTGAATCTCAGCCTGGCGTTGCCGCCGGCGAGTCTGGCCGAGCGTGGGTTCATCGGCTGGTTGCGGGGGCTGTTGCAGAGCCGGGGTCTGGCCATGGATGAACTGGAGCTGGCCTTCTCCGAGCAGAGCCTGTTGCAGGAGGCCCTGTTGTCCGCCGGGGTGCTGGAGCGCCTCAGCGAGGTGGGGGCGAGGATAGCGGTGGACGATTACGGCACCGATTGCGGTTCCCTGGCGGGGCTGCGCCATACCGCGCTGCAGACGGTCAAGCTTAGTCCGGCGCTGGTATCGGGCGTTATCCGCACGGGCAGTGAGCGGCGCCTGCTCGGCGCCCTGCTGGCCTTCGTCCAGCGCTACGGGCTGCAGTTGGTGGCCAAGGGGGTGGACGGCCCGGAGCAGGCGGCCTTGTTGAGCTTGCTGGGATGCCGGCGCCTGCAGGGCGAGTGGTTGAGCCCCGCACTGGCGGCGCCAGCGGCGGTGCGCCTGATACGGGCCGGCATGCCGGCGCTGCCCGAGCGTCTGGAAGGGGTTTGA
- a CDS encoding PRC-barrel domain-containing protein, producing MAMEATVFRKSLLSLGIAMAFASGSVMAQQAQEQAEQPQGWSQEQAQAGQDLEQMTGDQVIGQSVVNAEGSEIGDVDDLAVHQMDQSLQAIVSVGGVMGIGADKIAVPLDELQMSGDQLVMNTTRTEDELKQIYQYSEQDFQTVEQPEQQISELRQQAESGQSAQFGEQSPMAGEEDTAAAPAHQSFEDEQAAEAPTEQSPSMEQEQTAEAPTEQPMDEETAELGQPSDELESESEQPAG from the coding sequence ATGGCTATGGAAGCGACTGTTTTCCGCAAGTCCCTGCTCAGCTTGGGCATCGCGATGGCGTTCGCCTCGGGGTCCGTCATGGCCCAGCAGGCCCAGGAGCAGGCCGAGCAGCCCCAGGGCTGGTCCCAGGAGCAGGCCCAGGCTGGCCAGGATCTGGAGCAGATGACCGGCGACCAGGTCATCGGCCAGTCGGTGGTCAACGCCGAGGGCAGCGAGATCGGCGATGTGGATGATCTGGCGGTTCATCAGATGGACCAGAGCCTGCAGGCCATCGTCTCGGTGGGCGGCGTGATGGGTATCGGCGCCGACAAGATCGCCGTGCCGCTGGATGAGCTGCAGATGAGCGGCGACCAGCTGGTGATGAACACCACCCGGACCGAGGACGAGCTGAAGCAGATCTACCAATACAGCGAGCAGGACTTCCAGACCGTGGAGCAGCCGGAGCAGCAGATCAGCGAGCTGCGCCAGCAGGCCGAGTCCGGGCAGTCGGCCCAGTTCGGCGAGCAGTCACCCATGGCCGGCGAGGAGGATACCGCCGCCGCGCCCGCCCACCAGTCCTTCGAGGACGAACAGGCGGCGGAGGCTCCCACCGAGCAGTCCCCATCCATGGAGCAGGAGCAGACCGCGGAGGCTCCCACCGAGCAGCCGATGGACGAGGAGACCGCGGAGCTGGGCCAGCCCTCGGATGAGCTGGAGAGCGAGAGCGAGCAGCCCGCGGGCTGA
- a CDS encoding oxidoreductase-like domain-containing protein: MSEKAPQSPPPPPEPPLPGDCCGSGCPRCVLDVYDEQLAEWQRRWGSEAGDAD; encoded by the coding sequence ATGTCTGAAAAAGCCCCCCAATCGCCGCCCCCGCCACCGGAGCCGCCCCTGCCCGGCGATTGCTGCGGCAGCGGCTGCCCGCGCTGCGTGCTCGATGTCTATGACGAGCAGCTGGCGGAATGGCAACGGCGCTGGGGGAGCGAAGCCGGCGACGCGGACTGA
- a CDS encoding AI-2E family transporter, producing MTTSTRPFWLAGGLLLAGLLIYLLQPILTPFLVAALFAYLGDPVTDRLEAWGLGRTTAVLVVFTALSLTVLLVLLLLLPLLGEQLRYLQSRLPLILDWLQSTALPWLQARLSLDPELFQFERLRGIVLENPGQTSDVLGLITSRLTSSGLALAAWLANLALIPVVTFYLLRDWDLLMARLRALLPSRAQDTTLKLARECDEVLSAFLRGQLLVMAALALLYSSGLWLLGLELALLIGVIAGLVNIVPYLGFIVGIIAATVAAWFQFGAAWQLFAVWGVFLLGQVLEGSVLTPLLVGDRIGLHPVAVIFAVLAGGELFGFVGILLALPVAAVLMVLLRHTHALYLRSDLYGGGEESRD from the coding sequence ATGACCACCAGTACCCGTCCCTTCTGGCTTGCCGGCGGCCTGCTGCTCGCCGGCCTGCTGATCTACCTGCTGCAGCCCATCCTCACCCCCTTTCTGGTCGCCGCCCTGTTCGCCTATCTGGGCGACCCGGTCACCGACCGACTGGAAGCCTGGGGGCTGGGGCGCACCACGGCGGTGCTGGTGGTGTTCACCGCTCTGAGCCTCACCGTGCTGCTGGTCCTGCTCCTGCTCCTGCCCCTGTTGGGAGAGCAGCTTCGGTACCTGCAAAGCCGCCTGCCGCTCATCCTCGACTGGCTGCAGAGCACCGCCCTGCCTTGGCTGCAGGCGCGCCTGAGCCTGGACCCGGAGCTCTTTCAGTTCGAGCGCCTGCGCGGCATCGTGCTGGAGAACCCGGGCCAGACCAGTGATGTGCTCGGTCTGATCACCAGCCGTCTGACCTCCTCGGGTCTGGCGCTGGCGGCCTGGCTGGCGAATCTGGCGCTGATTCCCGTGGTGACCTTCTACCTGCTGCGGGACTGGGATCTGCTGATGGCGCGTCTGCGCGCGCTGTTGCCCAGCCGCGCGCAGGACACCACCCTGAAACTCGCCCGAGAGTGCGATGAAGTGCTCAGCGCCTTCCTGCGCGGGCAATTGCTGGTGATGGCCGCTCTCGCCCTGCTGTACTCCTCGGGCCTTTGGCTGCTGGGGCTGGAATTGGCACTATTGATCGGCGTCATCGCCGGCCTGGTGAACATCGTGCCGTACCTGGGCTTCATCGTCGGCATCATCGCCGCCACCGTGGCCGCCTGGTTCCAGTTCGGCGCCGCCTGGCAGCTGTTCGCGGTCTGGGGCGTGTTCCTGCTCGGCCAGGTGCTTGAAGGCAGCGTGCTCACACCCTTGCTGGTGGGCGACCGGATCGGCCTGCACCCGGTGGCGGTGATCTTCGCCGTGCTCGCCGGCGGGGAACTGTTCGGCTTCGTCGGCATCCTGCTGGCGCTGCCTGTGGCCGCGGTGCTGATGGTGCTGCTGCGCCACACCCACGCTCTGTACCTGCGCAGCGACCTCTACGGCGGCGGCGAAGAATCCCGGGATTGA
- a CDS encoding Tex family protein: MSSQTTRTIAEELQVRPEQVEAAVRLLDEGATVPFIARYRKEATGGLDDTQLRALETRLAYLRELEERREAILRQIEEQGQLTPALAAELRAAETKQRLEDLYLPYKKKRRTKGQQAIEAGLAPLADALLDDPTQDPRALAGAYLNPEQEIPDADAALAGARYILAERFAEDPELSGELREYLWEHGLLRSAVISGMEDEGAKFSDYFDAAEAIQRIPSHRALALFRGRKEKVLRLALELPEERAGAGESLVAVRCGVKDEGRAADPWLAEVVRFTWRVKLLTRLETELFARLREGAEAEAISVFARNLHDLLLAAPAGAHTVMGIDPGIRTGCKVAVVDATGKLLDTATIYPLQPHRQWDQSIAALAALAARHRVGLVAIGNGTGSRETDRLVGELCRLHPALRLQTIMVSEAGASVYSASELAAREFPDLDVSLRGAVSIARRLQDPLAELVKIEAKAIGVGQYQHDVSQSQLARSLEAVVEDCVNAVGVDVNTASAPLLSRVSGLNATLAERIVAHRDQHGPFRSREQLKRVERFGAKTFEQAAGFLRIRDGEQPLDASAVHPEAYPVVERILADIQRNIAQLIGDRAALQKVPAERYTDERFGLPTVRDILRELEKPGRDPRPDFKTASFREGVEKPSDLEEGMILEGVVTNVTNFGAFVDVGVHQDGLVHVSALADRFVKDPREVVKPGDVVKVRVQEVDLKRNRISLSMRLQAPAEGGERPARREAGNGRGKRQNAPRQNGAPRGAMAEAFAKLKS, translated from the coding sequence ATGAGCAGCCAGACCACACGCACCATCGCCGAGGAACTGCAGGTACGCCCGGAACAGGTCGAGGCCGCCGTGCGCTTGTTGGACGAGGGCGCGACCGTGCCTTTCATCGCCCGCTATCGCAAGGAGGCCACCGGCGGGCTGGACGACACCCAGCTGCGCGCCCTGGAAACCCGCCTGGCCTATTTGCGGGAGCTGGAAGAGCGGCGTGAGGCGATCTTGCGCCAGATCGAGGAGCAGGGGCAGCTCACCCCGGCGCTTGCCGCCGAGCTGCGCGCGGCCGAGACCAAGCAGCGGCTGGAGGATCTGTACCTGCCCTACAAGAAAAAGCGCCGCACCAAGGGCCAGCAGGCGATCGAAGCCGGCCTGGCACCGCTGGCCGACGCCCTGCTCGACGATCCCACCCAAGACCCTCGGGCGCTGGCCGGCGCTTATCTGAACCCCGAACAGGAGATCCCCGACGCCGACGCCGCGCTGGCCGGCGCCCGCTACATCCTCGCCGAGCGCTTCGCCGAGGACCCGGAACTGAGCGGCGAGCTGCGCGAGTACCTCTGGGAGCACGGGCTGCTGCGCTCGGCGGTGATTTCCGGCATGGAGGACGAGGGCGCCAAGTTCTCCGATTACTTCGACGCCGCGGAGGCGATCCAGCGCATACCCTCCCACCGGGCGCTGGCCCTGTTTCGGGGCCGCAAGGAGAAAGTGCTGCGTCTCGCGCTGGAACTGCCCGAGGAGCGGGCCGGTGCGGGTGAGTCGCTGGTCGCCGTGCGTTGCGGCGTCAAGGACGAGGGCCGTGCCGCCGACCCGTGGCTTGCCGAGGTGGTGCGCTTCACCTGGCGGGTGAAGCTGCTCACCCGGCTGGAAACCGAATTGTTCGCGCGGCTGCGCGAAGGCGCCGAGGCCGAGGCGATCAGCGTGTTCGCGCGCAATCTGCACGATCTGCTGCTGGCCGCGCCGGCGGGCGCCCACACGGTCATGGGCATAGACCCGGGCATACGCACCGGCTGCAAGGTGGCGGTGGTGGATGCCACCGGCAAACTGCTGGACACCGCCACCATCTACCCGCTGCAGCCCCACCGGCAGTGGGATCAGAGCATCGCCGCGCTGGCGGCGCTCGCCGCCCGTCACCGGGTCGGGCTGGTAGCCATCGGCAACGGCACCGGCTCCCGGGAGACCGATCGACTGGTAGGCGAGCTGTGCCGCCTGCACCCGGCGCTGCGCCTGCAGACCATCATGGTCTCCGAGGCCGGCGCCTCGGTGTATTCCGCCTCGGAGCTGGCGGCCCGGGAATTTCCCGATCTGGATGTGTCGTTGCGCGGCGCGGTCTCCATCGCTCGGCGGCTGCAGGACCCGCTCGCCGAGCTGGTGAAGATCGAGGCCAAGGCGATAGGCGTGGGCCAGTACCAGCACGATGTCTCGCAAAGCCAGCTCGCCCGCAGCCTGGAAGCCGTGGTGGAGGACTGCGTGAACGCCGTGGGGGTGGATGTGAACACGGCCTCCGCCCCGCTGCTGAGTCGGGTCTCCGGGCTCAACGCCACACTGGCCGAACGCATCGTCGCCCACCGGGATCAGCACGGCCCGTTTCGCAGCCGCGAGCAACTCAAGCGTGTGGAGCGCTTCGGCGCGAAGACCTTCGAGCAGGCGGCGGGCTTTCTGCGCATCCGCGACGGCGAACAGCCGCTGGATGCCTCGGCGGTGCACCCGGAGGCCTATCCGGTGGTGGAGCGCATCCTCGCCGATATCCAGCGCAATATCGCCCAGCTCATCGGTGATCGCGCAGCGCTGCAGAAGGTGCCCGCGGAGCGCTATACCGATGAGCGCTTCGGCCTGCCCACGGTGCGCGACATCCTGCGCGAGCTGGAAAAGCCGGGGCGCGACCCCCGCCCCGACTTCAAGACCGCCAGCTTCCGCGAAGGGGTGGAGAAGCCCTCGGACCTGGAGGAGGGCATGATCCTGGAAGGGGTGGTCACCAACGTCACCAATTTCGGCGCCTTCGTGGACGTGGGCGTGCACCAGGACGGGCTGGTGCACGTTTCCGCCCTGGCGGACCGCTTCGTCAAGGATCCGCGCGAAGTGGTAAAACCCGGCGATGTGGTCAAGGTGCGGGTGCAGGAGGTGGACCTGAAGCGCAACCGCATCAGCCTGAGCATGCGCCTGCAGGCGCCGGCGGAAGGTGGCGAGCGCCCGGCCCGCCGTGAAGCCGGCAATGGCCGTGGCAAGCGCCAGAACGCCCCACGCCAGAATGGCGCCCCCCGGGGCGCCATGGCGGAAGCCTTTGCCAAACTGAAATCCTAG
- a CDS encoding flagellar motor protein MotA, with protein MTNPSRVLLWMGVFALIVLAVAALLYAPLLSAFQANPVFNGMIVGVLLIGILINFRQVAGLNPEVAWIEEFRRGDAKELAPPERGLLASVARLLPEQPRARAGISTLTLRTLLDGVRNRLDEGRDLSRYLIGLLIFLGLLGTFWGLLETLGSVGQVIAGLNVGGDSVAGLFDQLKNGLQEPLGGMATAFSSSLFGLAGSLVLGFFDLQAGHAQNRFYNGLEEWLAGYMQPGAGPVGLEAGEPMPAYVQALLEQTADALDRLQRALAHGQEERRELDHRLLGLTEEMRAMGEQSRRDHQLLVELARERGQLQPVLEQLAARLGDSDADDEQRRHLRNVDLALARLLEALPGNRELLVDDLRNELRLLARTVAAASGQRLDPAERP; from the coding sequence GTGACGAATCCCAGTCGCGTTCTGCTCTGGATGGGCGTATTTGCCCTGATCGTGTTGGCGGTGGCCGCCTTGCTGTATGCGCCCCTGCTGAGCGCCTTCCAGGCCAATCCGGTGTTCAACGGCATGATCGTGGGCGTGCTGCTGATCGGTATCCTGATCAATTTCCGGCAAGTGGCGGGGTTGAACCCGGAAGTGGCCTGGATCGAGGAGTTTCGGCGCGGCGACGCGAAAGAATTGGCGCCGCCCGAGCGCGGCTTGTTGGCGTCGGTAGCGCGCCTGCTGCCGGAGCAGCCACGCGCCCGCGCTGGCATTTCCACTCTCACCCTGCGCACCCTGCTCGACGGGGTGCGCAACCGGCTGGACGAGGGGCGGGATCTGTCCCGTTACCTCATCGGCCTGCTGATCTTCCTCGGACTGCTGGGCACCTTTTGGGGGCTGTTGGAGACTCTGGGTTCGGTGGGCCAGGTGATCGCTGGGCTGAACGTGGGCGGCGACAGCGTGGCGGGGCTGTTCGACCAGCTGAAAAACGGGCTGCAGGAGCCCTTGGGAGGCATGGCCACGGCCTTCAGTTCCTCCCTGTTCGGCCTGGCGGGTTCGCTGGTTCTGGGGTTTTTCGATCTGCAGGCGGGCCATGCCCAGAACCGCTTCTACAACGGTCTGGAAGAATGGTTGGCCGGTTACATGCAGCCGGGCGCCGGCCCGGTGGGGCTGGAGGCCGGTGAGCCGATGCCGGCCTATGTGCAGGCGCTGCTGGAGCAGACCGCCGATGCGCTGGACCGCTTGCAGCGCGCCCTGGCCCATGGGCAGGAGGAGCGCCGGGAGCTGGACCATCGCCTGCTGGGCCTGACCGAGGAAATGCGCGCTATGGGCGAACAGAGCCGTCGGGATCATCAGCTGCTGGTGGAGCTGGCCCGGGAGCGGGGCCAGCTGCAGCCGGTGCTGGAGCAGCTCGCCGCGCGGCTGGGTGATTCCGATGCGGATGACGAGCAGCGGCGGCACCTGCGCAATGTGGACCTGGCGTTGGCACGCCTGCTGGAGGCGCTGCCGGGCAACCGCGAACTGCTGGTGGATGATCTGCGCAACGAGTTGCGGCTGCTCGCGCGCACCGTGGCCGCCGCCAGCGGCCAGCGCCTGGACCCCGCCGAGAGGCCCTGA